The bacterium genome window below encodes:
- a CDS encoding NADP-dependent isocitrate dehydrogenase yields the protein MAKIQMKTPLVEMDGDEMTRVLWRWVKDKLIAPYVDLKTEYFDLGLAHRDQTDDKVTMDAAEATKKLGVAVKCATITPNADRVVEYKLKKQWKSPNGTIRAALDGTVFRKPIMVRNVKPAVASWKKPIIVGRHAYGDVYKNAEIAVPGPGKGELVFTGADGKETRVLIQEFKGPGVLQGIHNTEKSIRSFARSCFNYALDEKVDVWFATKDTISKTYDQTFKLLFQDVFEKEYKDRFAAAGVTFFYTLIDDVVARMMKTEGGVLWACKNYDGDVMSDMVASAFGSLAMMTSVLVSPDGCFEYEAAHGTVQKHYYKHLKGEKTSTNSMALIFAWSGALRKRGELDKQPELMKFADLLEKASLATIEDGVMTRDLAALANPAPSKVLTAEEFLDAVAARLATLV from the coding sequence ATGGCCAAGATCCAGATGAAGACCCCGTTGGTGGAGATGGACGGCGACGAGATGACCCGCGTGCTGTGGCGCTGGGTCAAGGACAAGCTGATCGCGCCGTACGTGGACCTGAAGACCGAGTACTTCGACCTGGGCCTCGCGCACCGCGACCAGACCGACGACAAGGTCACGATGGACGCCGCCGAGGCGACGAAGAAGCTGGGCGTGGCGGTGAAGTGCGCCACGATCACGCCGAACGCCGACCGGGTGGTCGAGTACAAGCTGAAGAAGCAGTGGAAGAGCCCCAACGGCACGATCCGCGCCGCGCTCGACGGGACCGTCTTCCGCAAGCCGATCATGGTCCGCAACGTCAAGCCGGCCGTGGCGAGCTGGAAGAAGCCGATCATCGTCGGCCGCCACGCCTACGGCGACGTCTACAAGAACGCCGAGATCGCGGTCCCCGGGCCGGGCAAGGGCGAGCTGGTCTTCACCGGCGCCGACGGCAAGGAGACGCGGGTCCTGATCCAGGAGTTCAAGGGCCCCGGCGTCCTCCAGGGGATCCACAACACCGAGAAGTCGATCCGCAGCTTCGCCCGCTCCTGCTTCAACTACGCCCTCGACGAGAAGGTGGACGTCTGGTTCGCCACCAAGGACACGATCTCCAAGACGTACGACCAGACCTTCAAGCTCCTCTTCCAGGACGTGTTCGAGAAGGAGTACAAGGACCGCTTCGCCGCCGCCGGCGTGACCTTCTTCTACACGCTGATCGACGACGTCGTGGCCCGGATGATGAAGACCGAGGGCGGCGTGCTCTGGGCCTGCAAGAACTACGACGGCGACGTGATGTCCGACATGGTCGCCTCGGCGTTCGGCTCGCTGGCGATGATGACCTCGGTGCTCGTCTCCCCCGACGGCTGCTTCGAGTACGAGGCGGCCCACGGCACGGTGCAGAAGCACTACTACAAGCACCTCAAGGGCGAGAAGACCTCCACCAACTCGATGGCCCTGATCTTCGCCTGGAGCGGCGCGCTGCGGAAGCGCGGCGAGCTGGACAAGCAGCCCGAGCTGATGAAGTTCGCCGACCTGCTGGAGAAGGCCTCGCTGGCGACGATCGAGGACGGCGTGATGACGCGCGACCTCGCGGCGCTGGCCAACCCCGCCCCGAGCAAGGTCCTGACGGCGGAAGAGTTCCTCGACGCGGTCGCCGCCCGCTTGGCGACCCTCGTCTGA
- the citD gene encoding citrate lyase acyl carrier protein, translated as MEPKRRAQAGSFESSDILVLVEPVAAGAGRTIELDSIVMPQYGDEIIAAINRVLDRFEMKDAKIVARDKGALDCTIDARVETALRRALGIEEGTAYEAE; from the coding sequence ATGGAGCCGAAACGGAGGGCCCAAGCGGGCTCGTTCGAGTCGAGCGACATCCTCGTCCTCGTCGAGCCGGTCGCGGCCGGCGCCGGACGGACGATCGAGCTCGACTCGATCGTCATGCCGCAGTACGGCGACGAGATCATCGCCGCCATCAACCGCGTCCTCGACCGCTTCGAGATGAAGGACGCGAAGATCGTCGCCCGGGACAAGGGCGCCCTCGACTGCACGATCGACGCGCGCGTGGAAACCGCGCTGCGCCGCGCGTTGGGGATCGAGGAGGGCACGGCCTATGAAGCCGAATAA
- the citF gene encoding citrate lyase subunit alpha: protein MKNAIGVEIPAEIPGLGKLEPFQGAWTKLAKGWMDEAVSATPLKAKRAHLDKLRNSLEEAIERCEPHDGMTVSFHHHLRGGDGVCVRTIEILHKMGIKGITLASSSLTSAHDALVPYLQDGTITRVWSSGIRDRLGEAVTRGALDVPVMIHSHGGRVRAVVTGKIKIDLAVIAASAADCEGNATGAVGPSAFGSLGYAMVDAEYARNVVVVTDNLVPYPCTPISIQQIHVDHVVKVDSIGDPKKIATGTTRITKSPLDLLIAEVASRVIEHSGYMVPGFSFQVGAGGASLAVAKFLRRTMRERGVKGGFALGGVTSYVVEMLEEGLFDAVFDVQSFDALVSGSLAKDPRHIEISGSMYANPFNCGSMTNKLDVVVLGALEVDEDFHVNVITGSDGMIRGASGGHCDTAAGARLTVVVCPAFRGRMPIIKKVTQNVVTPGESVDVVVTERGVAVNPAHEGLAERLSAAGLPVKDIVALRKEIEAITGAPRPIELTDRIVGLVEYRDGTIIDIIRQVKQR, encoded by the coding sequence ATGAAGAACGCCATCGGCGTCGAGATTCCCGCGGAGATCCCGGGTCTCGGCAAGCTGGAGCCGTTCCAGGGGGCCTGGACGAAGCTGGCCAAGGGCTGGATGGACGAGGCGGTCAGCGCGACGCCGCTCAAGGCCAAGCGGGCGCACCTCGACAAGCTGCGCAACTCGCTCGAGGAAGCGATCGAGCGCTGCGAGCCGCACGACGGGATGACCGTCTCCTTCCACCACCACCTGCGCGGCGGGGACGGCGTCTGCGTGCGGACGATCGAGATCCTGCACAAGATGGGGATCAAGGGGATCACGCTCGCCTCGTCGTCGCTCACCTCCGCGCACGACGCGCTCGTCCCGTACCTGCAGGACGGCACGATCACCCGCGTCTGGTCGTCGGGGATCCGCGACCGGCTCGGCGAGGCCGTCACGCGCGGCGCGCTCGACGTGCCGGTGATGATCCACTCCCACGGCGGCCGCGTGCGCGCCGTGGTCACCGGCAAGATCAAGATCGACCTCGCGGTCATCGCCGCCTCCGCGGCCGACTGCGAGGGGAACGCCACGGGCGCGGTCGGCCCGTCGGCCTTCGGCTCGCTCGGCTACGCGATGGTGGACGCCGAGTACGCCCGGAACGTGGTCGTCGTCACCGACAACCTCGTGCCGTATCCCTGCACGCCGATCTCGATCCAGCAGATCCACGTGGACCACGTGGTGAAGGTGGACTCGATCGGCGACCCGAAGAAGATCGCCACCGGCACGACCCGGATCACCAAGTCCCCGCTGGACCTGCTGATCGCCGAGGTCGCCTCCCGCGTGATCGAGCACTCGGGCTACATGGTCCCCGGCTTCTCCTTCCAGGTCGGCGCCGGCGGCGCCTCGCTCGCCGTGGCGAAGTTCCTGCGCCGCACGATGCGCGAGCGCGGCGTCAAGGGCGGCTTCGCCCTCGGCGGCGTGACCTCCTACGTCGTGGAGATGCTCGAGGAAGGGCTGTTCGACGCGGTCTTCGACGTCCAGTCGTTCGACGCCCTCGTCTCCGGGTCGCTGGCCAAGGACCCGCGGCACATCGAGATCTCCGGTTCGATGTACGCCAACCCGTTCAACTGCGGCTCGATGACGAACAAGCTCGACGTCGTCGTCCTCGGCGCCCTCGAGGTGGACGAGGACTTCCACGTCAACGTCATCACCGGCTCGGACGGGATGATCCGCGGCGCCTCCGGCGGCCACTGCGACACGGCGGCCGGCGCGCGCCTCACCGTCGTCGTCTGCCCGGCCTTCCGCGGGCGGATGCCGATCATCAAGAAGGTCACGCAGAACGTCGTCACGCCGGGCGAGTCGGTGGACGTCGTCGTGACCGAGCGCGGCGTCGCCGTGAACCCGGCCCACGAGGGGCTGGCGGAACGGCTCTCCGCGGCCGGCCTGCCGGTGAAGGACATCGTCGCGCTCCGCAAGGAGATCGAGGCGATCACCGGCGCGCCGCGCCCGATCGAGCTGACCGACCGGATCGTCGGTCTCGTCGAGTACCGCGACGGGACGATCATCGACATCATCCGGCAGGTCAAGCAGCGGTAA
- a CDS encoding CoA ester lyase: MKPNKARRRTMLYIPGNNPGMLQNGPIFGADSVLLDLEDSVAATQKDAARLLVASVMKSIDFGATEVTVRVNHLDTPFGMADIEAIVPLQPSAIRFPKIDRPEDVHRVVEAVERIEDKHGLPHDKMKIHPLIETALGVENAFAIGGASPRIDAFSIGGQDLTADLQVAKTRDGEAIDYARRRLVMAAKALKIDVIDTVWADVDDEEGLRAETEHIKKLGFCGKAVINPRQIPTVHEVFTPTADEVRKAERIFREYLRQKALGVGVFAIDGKMIDAPVVARARRTLELACVDVEALA; this comes from the coding sequence ATGAAGCCGAATAAGGCGCGTCGCCGCACGATGCTCTACATCCCCGGCAACAACCCGGGGATGCTCCAGAACGGCCCGATCTTCGGCGCCGACAGCGTGCTGCTCGACCTCGAGGACTCGGTCGCCGCGACGCAGAAGGACGCGGCCCGGCTGCTCGTCGCCTCGGTGATGAAGTCGATCGACTTCGGCGCCACCGAGGTCACGGTGCGGGTCAACCACCTCGACACGCCGTTCGGCATGGCCGACATCGAGGCGATCGTCCCGCTGCAGCCGTCGGCGATCCGCTTCCCGAAGATCGACCGGCCGGAGGACGTCCACCGCGTCGTCGAGGCCGTGGAGCGGATCGAGGACAAGCACGGCCTCCCGCACGACAAGATGAAGATCCACCCGCTGATCGAGACCGCGCTGGGCGTCGAGAACGCCTTCGCCATCGGCGGGGCGAGCCCGCGCATCGACGCCTTCTCCATCGGCGGCCAGGACCTGACGGCCGACCTGCAGGTGGCGAAGACGCGCGACGGCGAGGCGATCGACTACGCCCGGCGGCGCCTCGTGATGGCCGCCAAGGCGCTGAAGATCGACGTCATCGACACCGTGTGGGCCGACGTGGACGACGAGGAAGGGCTGCGCGCCGAGACCGAGCACATCAAGAAGCTCGGCTTCTGCGGCAAGGCGGTGATCAACCCCCGCCAGATCCCGACGGTCCACGAGGTTTTCACTCCCACGGCGGACGAGGTCCGCAAGGCGGAGCGGATCTTCCGCGAGTACCTGCGCCAGAAGGCGTTGGGCGTGGGCGTTTTCGCCATCGACGGCAAGATGATCGACGCCCCGGTCGTGGCGCGCGCGCGGCGCACGCTCGAACTGGCCTGCGTCGACGTCGAAGCCTTGGCGTGA
- a CDS encoding triphosphoribosyl-dephospho-CoA synthase, whose translation MDVRPASALDAVLEARERRAAARAALAAEGRASVSLTLNVPGWPKSSPALARFFNLALEQLLDHLAARRLGPDLARSFRDADAAGDFFLAPAASRRCDAAELKAAGEAFEAGHPLGRFLDVDVVDAAGRPVSSGRAKPCFVCGARPAVVCMRLGTHAPGEARALLETRVAAFLDEDRARRVARRLAEFALRAALYEVSLAPKPGLVDRFSAGAHDDMDFYTFLNSSAALAPRLEALAAAGWASAGDSPAAWLPRLRELGLEMERAMRAATGGANTHKGLIFLVGLALFGAARTIRARGAWDERAFRRAVGATVRGLAERELGGPADVDELSHGELAARRHGARLAGGARREAERGFPTVFRAGLPELRRRAPEGLPARGAAAIDGALRPALHALIAAGRDTNVLHRGGTAVLSGLRRRAKAALLADGADGGAAERELERYALARRASAGGAADLLAVSLFVRWAELEWAGGPR comes from the coding sequence ATGGACGTCCGCCCCGCCTCGGCGCTCGACGCCGTGCTCGAGGCCCGCGAACGGCGGGCCGCCGCGCGCGCCGCTCTCGCCGCGGAGGGGCGGGCGTCCGTCTCCCTCACCCTCAACGTGCCGGGCTGGCCGAAGTCGTCGCCGGCCCTTGCCCGTTTCTTCAACCTTGCGCTGGAGCAGTTGCTCGACCACCTCGCCGCTCGGCGCCTCGGGCCGGACCTCGCGCGGTCCTTCCGGGACGCCGACGCGGCGGGGGATTTTTTCCTCGCCCCGGCCGCCTCGCGGCGCTGCGACGCCGCGGAGCTGAAGGCGGCGGGGGAGGCGTTCGAGGCCGGGCATCCGCTGGGGCGCTTCCTCGACGTGGACGTCGTGGACGCCGCGGGGCGTCCGGTCTCCTCGGGCCGCGCCAAGCCGTGCTTCGTCTGCGGCGCGCGGCCGGCCGTCGTCTGCATGCGCCTCGGCACGCACGCGCCGGGCGAGGCGCGCGCGCTGCTGGAGACGCGCGTCGCGGCCTTCCTCGACGAGGACCGCGCGCGCCGCGTCGCGCGGCGGCTGGCGGAGTTCGCGCTCCGCGCCGCGCTCTACGAAGTGTCGCTGGCGCCGAAGCCGGGGCTCGTGGACCGCTTCTCCGCCGGCGCGCACGACGACATGGACTTCTACACGTTCCTCAACTCCTCCGCCGCGCTCGCGCCGCGCCTCGAAGCGCTGGCCGCCGCCGGGTGGGCCTCCGCGGGCGATTCGCCCGCGGCGTGGCTCCCGCGGCTGCGCGAGCTCGGCTTGGAGATGGAGCGGGCGATGCGCGCCGCGACCGGCGGCGCCAACACGCACAAGGGGCTGATCTTCCTCGTCGGCCTCGCCCTCTTCGGCGCGGCGCGGACGATCCGCGCGCGCGGCGCGTGGGACGAGCGCGCCTTCCGCCGCGCGGTCGGCGCGACGGTGCGCGGCCTCGCCGAGCGGGAGCTGGGCGGCCCGGCCGACGTGGACGAACTCTCGCACGGCGAGCTGGCCGCGCGGCGCCACGGCGCGCGCCTCGCCGGCGGCGCGCGGCGCGAGGCGGAGCGGGGCTTCCCGACCGTCTTCCGCGCCGGGCTGCCGGAGCTGCGGCGACGCGCGCCCGAAGGGCTGCCGGCGCGCGGCGCGGCTGCGATCGACGGCGCGCTGCGCCCCGCGCTCCACGCGCTGATCGCCGCGGGGCGCGACACCAACGTCCTGCACCGCGGCGGGACCGCGGTCCTCTCCGGCCTGCGGCGTCGCGCCAAGGCGGCGCTGCTTGCGGACGGCG